The DNA segment GGCGGTGAGATGAGTTTTAGGGAATACATGGGTGAAAAACTAAGAGAAATTGAGGCTGAAGATATAAAAACCACAGTGAAGTTAAGTTTTATTACGGCAATTATTGCATTGATTATAGGGGAAATAATACTTGATATTATTTAACAGTTCTGAGATTAATTTATGCATATGCAAGACATTTATTATTCTGTGTGCGAGGCATTTTGACTGCTCCCTACTTACAGGTGCACACTTATGGCAGGGTGTATAAAACTGCTACCCACACCACAATAAACGAAAGTATTTTTCGCCATTTCGAGGGAGCAAAGCGACAGAAGAATCTTAACAAGATTCTTCAGACAAAGTCCTCAGGATGACAATAAAACAGAGCTTTCATAAAAATGACAAGAACCCAAAAAAATGCATTTTCACACAGTCTGGCGGATACTCGGCATGGTGCAGAATTATTCGTAAATACCATATAAATGCTATCTGATATTAGGAATAAAGAGGAAGAAGTCAAATTATTTGAAAGGAGAGCCGTTTTATAATTATGGGATTTTATGTAGCAATTTTGTTTTTAACACGTATACCCTTTCCGCAGATAGAACTGGATGAAGGCAAGATTGCATCATCCTTACCATTTTTTCCATGTGCAGGTGCGGTTATCGGAGGAATTTTAAGTTTGATATACATATTAGGGCAAAAGGTATTACCACATGAAGTTGCAGCAGGGCTTACAGTGATTATAAGTATTATTATAACCGGCGGTATGCACTTAGACGGATTCGCCGATACGATGGATGCTCTTTTTTGCTATGGTGACCGCGAAAAGAAGCTTGCTGTCATGAAAGATAGTCGTATTGGAGCTTATGGAGTTATAGGTATTGTTTCGGTAATACTGCTAAAATATGTCCTTGTCGCTTCTTTACCCAAGGTTTATGTGATACAATCGCTAATCGGTTTTCCAGTTTTAAGCAGATGGATGATGACTTTTTCTATTGTTTTTTATCCCTATATACGTGAAAAAGGTTTGGGAAAAGCATTTACAAGCCAAAAAATTTCGGCATTCATAATAGCAAGCATTGCAACAATAATCATTATGTACATAATGCTGGGCTTGAAGAGTCTGATTGTGATTATAGGAGTCTTTATGGCGGGCTTGCTTTTTATTTTATATCTTACAAGGCATTTTGGAGGTATGACCGGAGATACATATGGTGCGACAAATGAGTTTTGTGAGATAATAGCTTTACTAATGTTTATCATACTATCTTATGGAACTAGGTGATATTTTGGCGAGATTTTTTCTGGTAAGACATGGTGAAACCATTTGGAATAAGCAGCGCAAATATCAAGGACAATCTGATATTCCGCTGACTGATGAAGGTAAGATTCAAGCCGAGTTACTTTCAAAAAGACTTAAGCATGAGAAGTTGGATGTGGCATATGCCAGCGACCTAGGCAGAACAATGGAAACCGCTAAAATCATAGCAGAGCAGCACAATATTGAAGTGATACCGACCGAACTGATGCGAGAACTGAGCTTTGGAATTTGGGAAGGTCTCACATATGAGGATATATTGCAGAAATGGCCGCATGAATATCGAAGCTGGATTGGTAATCCCTATTATGAGAAACCCCCGGAGGGAGAAACATTATCACAGCTATGTGAAAGGGTTTCAAGGTTTCTAATGAAAGCGGCTAATGTGCATCCTGATGGCCGTATACTTGTAGTAAGCCACGCAGGTCCAATCAGAGCAGTACTTTCAGTTCTATTGAATCTCAAGCAGAGTTTTTTCTGGAAATTTAAAATAAGCAATACCTCGCTTACCGTCATCGAGTATGACGGTCTAAAAGAGCTTTCGGACAGCGATGCCTTTATCGTTACTGTAAATGACACATACCACTTGGATAATAAAAGAAATTAAGGGGGTTGTCGTAAGACCTATATATAAATAAAAGCCATGCATATAAGATAGTTTTTCGCTATATTAATTGCATGGCTTTAGGTTTTATTCGGGCTTTTATGCATTATGCAATGGCCACTTTAATTTTCCCTGTTTAATGCGAGTAAATTGCAAAAGGTTTATCAGCATTGCTAACAAATCAATAAAACTTAAACCTGCTGCACTTCTTTGACTTCCGGTATTTCTTCTTTTAATGCCTCTTCAATACCGTTTTTCAAGGTCATGGTTGCAAACGGGCATCCGCCGCATGCACCGGTAAGCCTTACTTTAACTATACCGGCAACTTCATCTACATCGACCAATTCTACATCTCCGCCATCAGCCTGCAAGGACGGACGAATTTTATTTAAAACAACTTCTACCTTTTCTTTCAAAAGATACAACTCCCTTCAACTTCATCTTATTTAAAATCATTCCCATTATATCAGATAATATTTTAGTATTCAATGAAAAAATACAACTTCTAATTTGTTTTATCAATATCACATGTTTTTTGTGATTGCAGAGAATAAACACAATATATTCCTTTAGCATGATAAAAGGCCTTTTCACTGTGAGTTGATAAATGATATAATTAATTATAAAAGTTTTGGCATATGTTTATGGAGGATTATCATGAAGGCAGTTATTTTTGGTGGTGGAGATATTGAAAACTATGAAAAAGTCAAGAAATATTTAAGCTGTTGTAGTATAGTTATATGTGCCGACAGTGGTGCCCGCCATGCTTTTAACATGGGGGTTGTACCGGATTTATTGGTAGGAGATATGGACTCAATTAGTCCCGCTGATATGGAAAAAGTGCAAAAATGGGGCGTTAAAAAGCAAAACTTTCCTTCGGAAAAAGACTTTACTGATACAGAATTAGCTGTATGTGAGGCTTTAAAACTTGGCGCCGATGAAGCTTTACTCTTGGGTGGCCTTGGCAATCGGCCGGATCACAGCCTTGCCAATATATTTTTGATGGTAAGCTTTAAGCAACAGGGGCTTGAGCTGAAACTGGCAGACGGAAACTGGGAAATGTTTTTAATAGATGAACCTGTTGAAATAGAGGGAAAAGAGGGGGATATCTTATCCCTTGTTCCGATAACTCCTAAAGTAACAGGTGTTACGACCGAGGGATTATACTATCCGCTAAAAGGCGAAACACTTCTTATGGGACCGGCACGCGGAATCAGCAATGTATTTTTGACAAGTGCCGCCAAAGTTGAAATAGAGCAGGGACTGCTGTTGGCAGTGAAGTGTACGGAAGATGAGATTTAGAACGGAGGAGAAATATGGCTAAGTCTAGGGTAGTTGAATTGGACTTTATGCGAGCAGCAGCTATCTTAATGGTATTAGTGCTCCATGTTACGGCGGCTTATGTGGCATACAGTCCGGTAAACAGTAATGCTTTTCATCTGGGGCTTATATTAAATCAATGGTCGCGAATTTGTCTGCCTTTATTTGTTTTTGTTTCAGGTTTTGGACTTTTCTACGGATACGGTCGGAAGAAACTTGACTTGAAGGATTTTTACTTAAGGAGATTTAAAACTGTATTTGTTCCATATCTTGTCTGGAGTTTTGTGTACATGATTTTAAGGGATGTGTTCAATCCATCCTTTGCTTTTATCGGTTTACCCGCTAAAGAAGCACTTTTATCATATATCAATTGGACATTTAAAGAAAATATACATACACCAATATGGTTTGTATTAATGATTGTACAATTATATTTTATATTCCCTGTTCTTTTAAGTCTGATGGCAAGAATAAGGAAGCCCCTGAAATTTATAGTGGTAAATTTTGTCCTATATTTTTCTATAATTACATATTGCCGCTTTTTTATGACCATGAGCGGAATACATATAATCGACTGGCTTCAGAAATATTATTCCGTAAATTTTGTAGGGTGGTATTTTTATTTTATTCTTGGCGGGGTTGCAGCTCAAAACTGGAGTATTGTAAAAGAAATACATTTGAATAAATTACTCACCGCATTATTATATGTCATAACCACATTCTTAGTCATAATAGAAGCATACCTTGGATTTATAAAATACGGACAATCACATCTTGAAGCATATACTTCTATGAGGCCCACAGTTTTGATTAATTCAATGGCAGCGATACCTGCAATATATCTTCTTGCCCAAAAATTAATGAAGCAGGATAAACTTACAACGCTTTTTAACAGCATATCGCGGTATTCATATGGTATTTTCTTTGTAAATCCGCAAATTTTAACAGTAGTAAAAAAAGTTGTCGGTAAATTTTATGGAACATATACAACACGTGTCTTTCAACTGATTTTAGTATTTGCTCTTACAACAGTATGTTCATATATCTTCTGCTATATTGTAGATAGGACGCCATTTAGAATGCTTCTATTAGGTTTAAGCAAGAAGAAATAAATTTACCATGCTCTATACCGCTTGCCTGCATTGTACGCAAGGCTGCCATTTTTATATACGAGCCAATTACCGGTGGTTAGGAATACACCTGTTTCTCGATTGCCCCAAATTTCAGGGTAAGTGCCTCCATCAGCACCTACCACGATACTTCCGGTAACAGAAGAAAGTTTTTGAGAAAAACTTCCTAAATCACATCCAAATAATAAAACTTGTGAATCTGGAATAAATCTAATTTCTCCTTTATAGATTCTATCGGCTAAGTCGCTTAAATAAGCGGCTCTTTTTGTATCACTAGGTCCAGGTTCGTCATAAAACCCGCTCCAGTTAGACATGATAATACCGCGAGGATAAGAATGGCTGAAGACCTTTAGTAAATATATGGATTTCTGATACTGACATAAATCAGCCAGCATATTTAGAAACTCGTGCCCCGTACTGGGCTTAATTATTAAATGGCCTGTCATTTCTGCTCGGTAGTCAAAAGCTGCTTCGTTTCCATATCCTTGTGCCGACACAGATACGGCAATATTCATACTTTTGTTCCTCCCTGAGAAAAACTTTAGATACATTCAGTATATTCGAGTAGGTAATTAAATGGTTCAAGGATGGTTAAAACTTTTTACTTGATGTAGCCGTCTATATAGTGTAGACCAAAATGAGATACGTATCTTGAAAAAAAGAGAGGAGAAACTCGCGCGAATGAGTAAAACCGACTTGGAAGAACAAATTGCAGAACATGTAATTGAATTTAAAGACAGGTATTACAGACTAGCTTATAGTTATGTTAGAAATTCTGATGATGCGTTAGATATTATCCAAGAGTCTATATATAAAGCTTTTGCATCGTTAGATTCATTAAAAAACCCAAGTTACATAAAGACTTGGTTTTATAGGATTGTAGTAAACACTTCGCTGGACTTTTTGCGAAAGAGAAAGAAGGAGATTGTAGTTAGTGAAGTCTTTTTATATGCCAATGATGAAAGCGAATATGACAGTTACGAAGATTTCGATTTAAAGGCTGCCTTAGATGATTTACCGCCGAATTACCGCAGTATAATCATTTTGCGATATTTTGAAGACTTAAAGCTTCAAGAGATTGCCAAAATTTTAAACGAAAATGTAAATACTGTAAAAACCCGCCTTTATACTGGTCTTAAAAAACTGCGCATTAAAATGAATGATGAAAATTGGGAGGTTTCAAAATGAAAAACAATAGTTTAGAGAAACTAAAAAAAGAATACATGGATATTCCCATTCCACAAGAGCTTGACTTTGTAGTTAAAAAAGCCTTAAAGGAGAGCCGTTCAAATAGCACTACTATGGCGTCAAAAGGGAGATTGAGGAAAGCTGCTGTCGTGGCAGCGTCTACAGCAGCTTGTGTAGCTGTGCTTACAATTGGCGTTAATACGA comes from the Tepidanaerobacter acetatoxydans Re1 genome and includes:
- the cobS gene encoding adenosylcobinamide-GDP ribazoletransferase encodes the protein MGFYVAILFLTRIPFPQIELDEGKIASSLPFFPCAGAVIGGILSLIYILGQKVLPHEVAAGLTVIISIIITGGMHLDGFADTMDALFCYGDREKKLAVMKDSRIGAYGVIGIVSVILLKYVLVASLPKVYVIQSLIGFPVLSRWMMTFSIVFYPYIREKGLGKAFTSQKISAFIIASIATIIIMYIMLGLKSLIVIIGVFMAGLLFILYLTRHFGGMTGDTYGATNEFCEIIALLMFIILSYGTR
- the cobC gene encoding alpha-ribazole phosphatase, with product MARFFLVRHGETIWNKQRKYQGQSDIPLTDEGKIQAELLSKRLKHEKLDVAYASDLGRTMETAKIIAEQHNIEVIPTELMRELSFGIWEGLTYEDILQKWPHEYRSWIGNPYYEKPPEGETLSQLCERVSRFLMKAANVHPDGRILVVSHAGPIRAVLSVLLNLKQSFFWKFKISNTSLTVIEYDGLKELSDSDAFIVTVNDTYHLDNKRN
- a CDS encoding NifU family protein, with translation MKEKVEVVLNKIRPSLQADGGDVELVDVDEVAGIVKVRLTGACGGCPFATMTLKNGIEEALKEEIPEVKEVQQV
- a CDS encoding thiamine diphosphokinase, which produces MKAVIFGGGDIENYEKVKKYLSCCSIVICADSGARHAFNMGVVPDLLVGDMDSISPADMEKVQKWGVKKQNFPSEKDFTDTELAVCEALKLGADEALLLGGLGNRPDHSLANIFLMVSFKQQGLELKLADGNWEMFLIDEPVEIEGKEGDILSLVPITPKVTGVTTEGLYYPLKGETLLMGPARGISNVFLTSAAKVEIEQGLLLAVKCTEDEI
- a CDS encoding acyltransferase; protein product: MAKSRVVELDFMRAAAILMVLVLHVTAAYVAYSPVNSNAFHLGLILNQWSRICLPLFVFVSGFGLFYGYGRKKLDLKDFYLRRFKTVFVPYLVWSFVYMILRDVFNPSFAFIGLPAKEALLSYINWTFKENIHTPIWFVLMIVQLYFIFPVLLSLMARIRKPLKFIVVNFVLYFSIITYCRFFMTMSGIHIIDWLQKYYSVNFVGWYFYFILGGVAAQNWSIVKEIHLNKLLTALLYVITTFLVIIEAYLGFIKYGQSHLEAYTSMRPTVLINSMAAIPAIYLLAQKLMKQDKLTTLFNSISRYSYGIFFVNPQILTVVKKVVGKFYGTYTTRVFQLILVFALTTVCSYIFCYIVDRTPFRMLLLGLSKKK
- a CDS encoding sigma-70 family RNA polymerase sigma factor produces the protein MSKTDLEEQIAEHVIEFKDRYYRLAYSYVRNSDDALDIIQESIYKAFASLDSLKNPSYIKTWFYRIVVNTSLDFLRKRKKEIVVSEVFLYANDESEYDSYEDFDLKAALDDLPPNYRSIIILRYFEDLKLQEIAKILNENVNTVKTRLYTGLKKLRIKMNDENWEVSK